In a single window of the Diospyros lotus cultivar Yz01 chromosome 10, ASM1463336v1, whole genome shotgun sequence genome:
- the LOC127811957 gene encoding transcription factor MYB15-like — protein MVRTSCCDKTGLKKGTWTPEEDMKLKAYITKYGCWNWRQLPKFAGLSRCGKSCRLRWMNYLRPNLKRGSLSKEEEDIIIKLHDSLGNRWSAIAAKLPGRTDNEIKNHWHTYLKKRSIHKDENPISNSHRSKRKSRKEKRSKTSIDASSNIPTQQIIESSQLSAPPLPPPSSMESCPLVTDTTVSPLEMLAETEESFWNEPFFEDNYDVSVGFLYSNSPMIGEEFMCSYGLCEEYYNVFNW, from the exons atggtgaGGACAAGCTGCTGTGACAAAACTGGACTAAAGAAGGGAACCTGGACGCCAGAAGAAGATATGAAGCTCAAGGCTTATATTACCAAGTATGGCTGCTGGAACTGGCGCCAACTTCCCAAGTTTGCAG GACTATCAAGGTGTGGGAAGAGTTGTAGACTTCGATGGATGAATTATCTACGGCCAAACCTCAAAAGGGGCAGCCTCAGCAAGGAAGAAGAGgacatcatcatcaaattacaCGATTCACTTGGAAATAG ATGGTCTGCTATTGCCGCCAAGTTACCAGGAAGAACCGACAACGAGATCAAGAACCACTGGCACACCTATCTCAAGAAACGCTCAATCCACAAAGATGAAAATCCCATCTCTAATTCTCATCGTTCTAAACGCAAAAGTAGGAAAGAGAAGCGATCAAAAACAAGCATTGATGCTTCCTCCAACATTCCAACTCAACAAATCATCGAAAGCTCCCAATTATCGGCGCCACCGCTGCCACCACCGTCATCCATGGAATCATGTCCTTTGGTCACAGATACTACTGTCTCTCCCCTAGAAATGTTGGCTGAAACTGAGGAAAGTTTCTGGAATGAACCATTCTTCGAAGATAACTACGATGTCAGTGTCGGATTCTTGTATTCGAATTCCCCGATGATTGGGGAAGAATTTATGTGTTCGTATGGATTATGTGAGGAGTATTACAATGTCTTCAACTGGTAA